The window GTATTCCAAAAAAGCCAATGACCAATGGAAAAGTTCTATATCATTGTAGTTTagtatacatattatttattctcaGTATATGCTACCTATTTTCTACCTTTCATTAATATGTGCGGCAAAATAGGTATTGTTAACTAGCTTTGTGCTTGCTGTTAAGAAAATATTCCTAGTTTTCTATTTAGCCTAGTGGGTTTGCTATCTAGAATAAGATTCCTAGTTTTCTATTTAATCGATTTGTTAGTTTGTTTCACTGACCcttaagtataatatttttatagttttaataatttgtggATGTATCGTgtcctatatttttttttaaattcggtATCCTTATCTTATTTGATATGATACCGTATTCGTATATGTGCATTATAGGTTATCCCTGTAGTACCattctatatattaaattaattcgGTTGGTAGCAATAGCTGATTAGACTATTTTGACAGATGAAACCTATTATGTTCATTTGTGAAAATGAGAACCGAGCAGGTTTAGACATCTCATTAAAATTCTGTAAATTCAttccattattattaatacaagtttttttatccttttttccataaaaaacaaaacaggCACATTGCATCAGAATGCAGCACAAAATCCCTATGTTGGAACTGTCGAGAACCAGGTCACATGGCCAACGACTGCCCAAACGAAGGCATCTGTCACACCTGTGGTAAAGCTGGACATCGAGCTAGAGATTGCACATCTCCTCCGATGCCACATGGCGATATGAACAAATTATGCAATAACTGCTACAAACAAGGCCATATTGCAGTTGATTGCACTAACGATAAGGCATGTAAGAACTGCAGGAAAACTGGTCATATTGCCCGAGAATGCACAAACTCGCCCATTTGCAACCTTTGTAATATCTCAGGTCATCTCGCAAGGGTTTGCCCCAAAGGAAACACTCATGATGATCGCAGGAGTGGTTATCGCGGTGGTGGCGGTGGTGGTTATCGAGATGTTATATGTCGTAACTGTCATCAGTCAGGTCATATTAGTAGGGAATGTACGGGGCAGGCTCCTATGATGATATGTCATAATTGTGGAGGAAGGGGACATGCTGCTTTTGAGTGTCCTTCTGCAAGGTTTATGGACCGTTTTCAAAGGAGGTATTGAGATTAAGAAAGGGTGTTTTTTATTTACATGATAATTTGTCACTTTTGGTTGTTATGAAAATTGAGATTAtctgtttgaatttattttattttattttcttgctaGGTTTGTTTGTAGTTTAGACTTTAATTTCAGAGTTTGACAAAGGCTgcaattgaattgaattgaattgagtGGTAGAAATGCTGTTTCAATCATATTGATGAATAGTTTTATTGGTAATGTGAAGAGGGATGAATAAATAAGATCTTTATATGGTTTTCCATGCTTAATGAATTGTTctaatagataatatttttataaattttaaaatattttattattatatttgtttagagaaatgatcggggaataaaatttgaaaaaaagatgaTGCGGTggtaacaaaaataataaaaattttctaTTTACTCTCTCTTATTTGGTCAAAGATTGTAAAgagatcaaaattaatttagcTATTCGTTTTTTAGGCAAGTTAAGATCCGAGTCCACTCGAATTTTTATCAATGATGTTGATTTCTAactataacttaattatatttatattcatatatttatttaaattttttaacaatacaaactaaaatttacttaaataatctaaattgaCACCATTATATTTGAAGCTTCacaattatattcattttttaaaattttgtaggATATATTGTTGTATTAGTCTCTCTTCTAATATGAATAGATATGCACGGATTTACCTAATAAAATAAgcactaatatattttttgggaaatttaattgtgattggtttggttatggatatattttcttaaatacatGAACAATACTTTAAGAAAATACTAACTCAAAATATTTGGTATAGGCCGATCATGTGGGTGCCTTATTTGTTGacatagtattttttatttttttgaagtgGTGTGGTGTGACCAacttctaaattaaatttattagtgatgttaaaatgataattttcaaataaaataattaatgtgtgATAGGTAACTATTAAAGATGACACATTCTTAGGGGtaagaaaatcaaaaaaatcaaatcgaattgataaaaataacgaccaaaataattataaacagACCGAACCGAGTTATGGCCGGTTCATAACTTTTTGTATCGGTCCTGACCGGTTCGGTTGtcgatttaaataataaaaaaccgaCTGACCATATATATAcgtgttttaatatatttttaaatatatatcctTCTAACCTAGtaataaatgatgaaaatgatattttggttTATGttcaaatcttaatttttttcaaacttattttgatttaattaatattctaatatattttttttaagttaaatagatgttttattatctaatttaatagaattttattataagacttaactagttttttgttttttaatttattatatatatatttatttatttgttatttttttaacgaTAAACCGAccaaaacaattttataatcgACTAAACCGAACCGACGTTTAAACGTCAACCGACGgatgaagattttgaaaaaccgaCACCAACATTTATGATGATTTTTTCTATGAAAAAAAACCCTGCACACGACCATGTGCACTTattcctattattattatagactttttcatttttttcattttatttattttttaattttggaatttaagTTTTTAGTTTAGTTATAAATAGgatagtttatttatattataattaatttcattcattaataaaaaaaatataatattaattaataatattcaagAACATTCTTTATCTTGCTTTTCCTTCTTGGTATTATTATAGCTAAATtacttttaagttaaattaatacaaatatgtTCGATTGAAATATCAAATTATCTCACTTATTAAGTCTCATCTAATACATTAATAGAGAAGAAATTCCCCACCAAATATAATTAGGATCATCGAAAaagatgagataaaaaaaataattgagaattcaaaattaaaaaaaaaaattgaaattcaagATTCAAAAATTCTAGGTTGATTAATCTCAAGTCTTACCGAAATGATACggcaaaaaaaaaactttggaaAGTCCTAGAAGAAATTTTCTATAGTCAAACTACGTCTCAATTAATACAATTAAGACTTTAAATTCTaactttcaaaaaaattaactcAAGTGTTCAAGAATACCTCTAGAAGATAAAATTGATAGCTTACGCCTTGACTACGGCTGACCATAAAGTTACGGATCTTGATCttgttcttaatatttttgGAGACTTGAGATCAGAATTTGAATTAATCGTTATTGCGGTCTCCATAAGAAGAAAACCCGTAAGCGTCAACAAACTTACAGGACTTCTTACGCACGAGCAACACCTTCTTTCTTCAAGCCCAACATGAGAACTTATCGCTAACATCACATATGAAAGAAATCAACAAGGAAATCAAATTAGTCGACAAAATGGAGATTGTAGCACTTCAACTTCATATTCATCATATTTTTCCGGACaaacagaaaaatataatagctgaaattgattaaaaaattggcATTCTAACCGTAGTAAACATTCTTCAAACAAGATTGCTCCAAATGCAAATCGTAAAGCATAAATCGTCCCAAATGTATCATTTGTAATAAATTAGGATATACTAGCGTTAATTGTCGAGCGCATATTATATGTCAGATCTGCAATAAAAATGGGCATCAAACGATGGATTGTTAACTACGCTATGATGAGAAATAGTCTTCTCCAATAGTTATGATGATTTCTCCTccttctaattcatatttagCATGGTATCCTGACTCCGGTGCATCTAATCATATTACATCAGATTTATGTAAACTTTAAACTCACACTCTTTACACATGTGACAATGATATTAAAGTGGGTAATGACATGGGTATCTCTATAGCTAATATTGAAAACTCAACTATTTTGAGCATTCAAAGGCCACTATATCATCAAATATTGTTCACGTAgcaaatatttcaaaaacattACTAAGTGTAACTTGTTTTGCAACCAACAACAatgtatttttttgaatttcacCTTACCTTTTAAGTTGAGATGGAGCGAGTTTTAAAACTTGAGTTTCTTAGAGGAT is drawn from Impatiens glandulifera chromosome 3, dImpGla2.1, whole genome shotgun sequence and contains these coding sequences:
- the LOC124932044 gene encoding zinc finger protein GIS2-like, yielding MSSDSRSRSRSRSPVDRKIRTTRSSYRDAPYRRDGHRDFSQNILCKNCKRPGHFARECPNSALCHNCGLPGHIASECSTKSLCWNCREPGHMANDCPNEGICHTCGKAGHRARDCTSPPMPHGDMNKLCNNCYKQGHIAVDCTNDKACKNCRKTGHIARECTNSPICNLCNISGHLARVCPKGNTHDDRRSGYRGGGGGGYRDVICRNCHQSGHISRECTGQAPMMICHNCGGRGHAAFECPSARFMDRFQRRY